A region of the Pirellulales bacterium genome:
AAATCTACCCGACATTGTGGCTCGGTTCGATCGCCAGCTACGACATCTTTACGTCAATCGAGTTGTACAGCGTATTACTGGCCGCCCCGCAGACTCTTTTCTGGGGAAGACCAATGCCCAAGTGGGCATGCCTGACGATTTGGTCAAGTTATGGGATGAGGCGCTGCAGACCGTCTTTGCTACTTGTGAAGAAAAGAGGATAGAATTCGTCTATCGTGACTTGGAACAAACGCGGCACTTCGAAAGCCGGCTTGTACCCGAACTAACATCCAACAATTCTTTTGACTCAATCTTAGTAATCAGCCGAGATGTAACCGAGCAAGTGCGTGCCCAAGAAAAAGTCCAAGAGCATGTAACGGAATTAGCACACGCCACCCGGCTCAGCACGATTGGCGGGTTAGTTTCCGAGATCTCGCACGAAATCAACCAGCCATTGCATGCGATCGCCAATTTCGCACACGCAGGAATGAATGTCTTAGCGCAAACCACTGCTGACCAACGGCCGAATTTGTTCAATTGGTTTAAGCAGATTTCCGTACAGGCTAGCCGTGCAGCGAAAATTATTCATCGGGCCGGGAAGTTTGGACGCAAGACCCATTCCCGATCGAGTTTGAACATTAATGAACTGGTGCGAGATTGTCTCCTGCTGTTCAACTTCGACCTGCGGGCACATCATGTGATTGTGCGCTGCGAGTTAACGGAAAATCCACCGTACATTTGGGCAGATGGCATCCAAATTCAGCAGGTGCTGGTGAACTTGCTGCGAAACGCCGTGGAGGCATTGAGCGAAAATAGCATGGACAACCGTCAGGTCCTGGTGAGTACCGTGACAATTGAAGGCGGCATTCGCGTTTCTCTTCAGGACAATGGTTGCGGGATTAATGCCGAAAACGCGAAAAGAGTGTTCCAACCTTTTTTTTCAACCAAGGAAAGTATGGGGCTGGGACTTGCAGTGAGTCAATCCATTGTGCATGCGCACCGGGGCCAGTTATGGGTAGAGCCGTATTTAGATCGTGGAACGTTATTTTGTTTTACTCTGCCGAATGCCGAGGAGCAACCGAACGATGTCCACCTTTGCATTTGAAACTGTATTTATTGTTGACGATGATCCCGCAGCACGGGAGTCTATGGCGGCATTGATCGAATCGCACGGTTTGCGATCTGAAACTTACGAATCTGCGGAAGACTTTTTGGGGCGGTTTGATCGGGATAAATCAGGATGCTTGGTGATCGATGTACGGATGGGGGGCATGTCTGGAGTAGAATTGCAAGAACGGCTCTGTGCTGACGGAATTGATTTGCCAGCGATTCTGATTACAGGCTATGGTGATATTCCAACCGCGGTCCGTGCCATGCGCAACGGTGCAATGACATTTTTGGAAAAAGCCAGCGGCCACCAGAAATTATGGGATTCCATTTCGCAGGTTTTGGCAAGTGAAGCGTCAACACGCGAACAGCGTCTGCAACGGAATGAAATCCGACGGCGACTGACCAGGCTAACGTCGGATGAACATCGCGTATTGGCAAAACTGCTGGAGGGACTCCCCAATAAAATGATTGCTCGAGATTTGGATTTAGGTTTGCGAACTGTGGAACTTAGGCGAGCCTTGATTTTACAGAAAATGCAGGCTTCCTCTCTTGCCGAGCTAGTGCGGATGGTGGTTTCTGCGACCGATCGACCACACCTTTCACCCGCGCACAGCAATTAGGCCGTGGCCTAATTAAAGTTGAGCATAGGTTTGGGACTAGTGATTATCCCCAACCGAGTTAGAATGATGCTGATTCTCGACGCTGCGTCTCTTAGCGTTATTCCACGATTCTCACTGCGGTGTTTGCTCGATGTCACTTGATGTGGGTCCAACCATGGTCTCCGATTCACTCACTGCCGCTTTGCGATTGACGCTGGTGCCGGGCATAGGGCCACTAATACGACGCAACTTGGTGGAAAAGTTCGGTACGCCGCAAGCCGTGTTTTCTGCAGCCGCCAGCGATTTGCGCATGGTTCATCGCGTCGGGCCGAAGCTTTGTCGGGCGATTTGCACAGCCGAGAAAGAGATCGATGTGCAAGCGGAAATCGAACTGTGTTGGCGTGAACAAGTACAAATTGTGACTGATCAAGATGAAAACTACCCTCGACTGCTGAAAGATTTACCAGACGCACCGGGCGTATTGTTTGTGCGTGGCCTATTGCAGCCTATGGACGCGCTAGCGATTGCCATTGTCGGATCGCGCCATGCTACTCACTATGGGATTGCTCTAACCGAGCAATTGGCGGGCGGGTTGGCTCGAGCGGGTTTTACGATTATAAGCGGACTGGCGCGAGGCATTGATGCAGCGGCCCACCGTGGTGCTCTTAATGCCGACGGACGGACAATTGCCGTGTTAGCCAGTGGGGTATTGAATATTTATCCCCCGGAACACCAGGAGTTAGCTAAGCAAATCATTGGTCGCGGCGCGCTGATTAGTGAATCGCCGCCAATGTTTGAACCACTGCGCGGCATGTTTCCCCAGCGCAATCGAATCATTAGTGGTTTATCGGTCGGTACACTGGTGGTTGAAGCGTCCACTCGCTCCGGGGCGCTCATTACAGCGCGGCATGCGTTGGAGCAAGGGCGTGACGTGTTTGCCGTGCCAGGTCCCGTAACCAGTCGGATGTCGCATGGTTGCCACCGGCTAATTCGCGATGGGGCAAAGCTTGTGGAAACTGTCGATGATATTCTGGAAGAACTCGGTCCATTAGTAGAGGCGATCCCATTCCCAAACAATGGGCGAGAGCTTCATCATCCGGCCGAACTGACGTTGAATGATCTGGAGCGCCAAGTTCTTGCTGCCATGTCGAATGTACCGACGACGGTCGACAACGTGATTGTCACTAGTGGCTTGGCAGCTTCTCAGGTTTTGGCCATTTTGAGCGTGCTGGAAATGCGACGTCTCATTCGGCGGTTGAGCGCCAATTCAGTAGTGCGATTGTAAAATATTTATCCGAAGGCGCTTCGTATGCCAATCTCAAATCGTTGTAGAGTGCATCCTTTAATTGCAATCGCGCTTCTTAGTGCAACGACCGCGCATGCGCAAACCGAACCGACAGCCCCGAACTCTTTGCCTGCAACTAACGCTTCCGATAGCAAAATGAAATCGGCTGTCGCGCCGAGAACTGGAGTTCTGCATGCTCATTACAATCCCACCTTGCCAACGCTATTTCTGATCGGCGATTCAACGGTCAAAAATGGCCGTGACACAGGAGCCGACGGTTTGTGGGGCTGGGGCAATCCATTGGTCGCGTACTTCGACACGTCAAAAATCAATGTCGAAAATCAGGCGCTCGGTGGCACCAGCAGCCGATCGTACTTAACTGCCGGACATTGGGCCCGTGTTCTAGCGCTCGTGAAGCCCGGCGATTTCGTCGTGATGCAGTTTGGTCACAACGACGGCGGAGGCCCTAACAATGGACGAGGTTCACTTCGTGGAAACGGAGAAGAAACGGAGGAATCGGTGCAAGATGGCATGCCAGAGACGGTACATACCTACGGATGGTATTTGCGGAAGTATATTGCGGACACCCAGGCTAAGGGCGCCACACCCATTGTCTGTTCTTTGATTCCTCGAAACGATTGGGCCGACGGCAAAGTCCGCCGTGCGATGGGCAGCTATGCCACTTGGGCAACCGACGCGGCCAAGCAAGGGGGAGCTTTATTTATTGATTTAAACCACATCATTGCCGACCGATATGATCAGCTTGGGCAAGATGCCGTAAACCCGTTTTTCCCAAAAGAGCATACACATACCAGTTGGCGTGGCGCGAAGCTAAATGCGGAATGCGTGGTTGAAGGAATTAGAGGCCTGCCAAATTGTGAATTGAATAAGTACCTCTCGGACTCGCCCAACCCGGTAAAGCCGGCTACCGATCCGACAGATGGGTAAGGACCAGGTGTAATTTATTTTGTGCTAATCATCCGGGCGGCCATTGCATGTGCCGGCCACCGAGAATATGGAAGTGCAAATGTTCGACGGTTTGGCCTCCGTTGGGACCGCAATTGAGGACCACACGATAACCATCTTTTAAGCCCAATTTCTGGGCCAAATTGCGAATCACTAGGCACAAGTGCGCCAAAAGCAGAGCGTCTTCATCGGCCATCGCCGTTAGACTAGCAATTTCTTTCTTTGGGATCAGCAGCACATGAATTGGTGCTTGTGGTGTAATGTCGCGGAAAGCTATGCAGCGATCATCCTCGTACACAATGTCAGCAGCAATTTCGCGGTCGATAATTCGCTTGAAAATCGTTTTGGCCATGGTTCAGGTTCCGCTTTCCATATCCAATTGTTTCATCTTACGATACAAGTTCGATCGATGTAGTCCGAGCAAGTCGGCGGCATCACTCATATTGCCGCCGGTTCGACCAATGGCTTTGCGAATATACTCGACTTGAAAACGATCGGTTGCATTCGAGAGCGGTTGATCAACCATCAGCAGATTGGAAGTCTCTGGTGGCGGCGACAAAATGAAAACTAAGTCACTGGGTTCGATTACATCGCCCACAACCAAAAACGCCAAGCGCTCCATGAGATTCCTTAGTTCACGTACGTTGCCAGGCCATGGATGTTGTTTAAGCCGTTTGCGAGCTTCGGCGGAAAACTTGGGTGGCTTGCGGCGAGCGCGGCGGCAAAAATCAGCCATGAAGTGTTCCGCCAACAGCAGAATGTCATCTCCACGGTCACGCAGCGGAGGTAATTCTAGTATCACCACATTTAATCGATAGAACAGGTCCTGACGAAATTTTCGAGCGCGAACCATCTCAGGCAGGTTTTGATTGGTGGCGGCGATTACGCGCACATCGACTGGAATTGGTTTGGAGCCACCAACTCGAACCACTACTTTTTCTTCGAGTACGCGGAGCAATTTAGACTGTCCGCCGAGGCTTAAATCGCCAATTTCATCCAACAGCAACGTGCCACCGCCAGCCAATTCGAATTTACCTGGTCGCGATTCAAAGGCATCGGTAAATGCTCCTTTTTCATGCCCGAACAACTCGCTTTCCAAGAGTGATTCGGCAATTGCCGCACAGTTGACTGCAATGAAAGGTCGGTCGCGCCGAGTGCTGTTGTAGTGGATTAATTGGCTGACCACTTCCTTACCAGTACCATTTTCACCCAGCACCAGCACGGCTAAGTCGGTATTGGCCACACGCCGGCTGGTGGATCGCAAGGCTTCAATGGCAGGGCAGCTTCCCAACAACCGTACATCTTCCGCCGCTTGATCGACCATTTGCCGGTGTGATTCTAGCAATCGTTGACGATCTTGAACATTTTCCAATGCCACAGAGGCATGTAAAGCAAGCTCTACCAGCGCTGCCTCATCGTCGGCTGTAAAGTCGCCCACCCGCTTATTAATGACTTCAAATACCCCTAGTAATTCGCCAGTATTCGCAGACCGAAGAGGAACAGCAACCAGCGTACGCGTTTGATAACCCAGCTCAGCGTCGACGCGCCGATTGACCGGATCACGTACTTCACGCATGGAGACTCGCCGAGGCTGGTTAGTGCGCAGGACTGCACCGACAACGCCGGAATCGTCGGGAATGCGGAGCTCACCACTCACAACTCCTAACGCTGGTCGTCCGACCAGAAGGTGATTTGCTTGATCCCACAAAAAAATGCTGGCCCGATCTGCTTCCAGCAATTGCGTCGATGCTTTAGCCATCTGGTTGAGCAGCGTTTCCATTTCTTGGGTGCGGCCCCATTGCTGCACGATGGAAAGAATTGTTTCGGCCTGCGTAGCACGCCGCCGCACTTTGTCTCGCGCGCGAAGTATTCGTAATGCTGTTCCCAAAGCTGTTACGATTGATTCCAACCCCGCCGATAATGTTACTGCACCTATGGCAGTATTTGATGCTTTTTCAGTGGTAGTGGCAGTATGTATCAGCAGCACTTCCCCCATTGTCTCACGAGGAGAGAGTGGGGCTGCTAGCCAACCACCAACACTTTGCGGCGATTCACTGTCCAAGCACTCCGCTGCAATGTCCGGAGGCCACCGTTGAGGCAATCCCGCTTGGCCAATGGCTTGGTTTCCCCAGCCCGCGCAGGTCACAGCCACGAAATCTGCTGCCACCGACGGCAACAGCAAAGGAAGTATTTCGTTGAGATACTCCGTTACCGTAGCCGGTCGTTCGATTCGCAATAAAAGCTCCATTGCTAAAGAGTTTTTATTTGGAATTGGAGGTCCAGGTTCGCTGGAAATTAAATTCATGGTTTGTGGGCTGGGATTGAGCTTAATATGATCATACGAACGTTGTCACGCGACACAGAGCGGATAAGTTGTAGCGTTCTTGATACTAAATCGTACAATCGGTGTCCTCATGAGGACAACTGCCATTTGCCTATATGAGGCATTGATAGCCCGCGCTCTAAGCATTATCTTCAACAGCCAAAGAGAGATACACAATTGCCAGTCAGGAGGTTCCAATGGCGTTGTTTGAAGGAAAAAAGGGGCTCATTTTAGGCGTCGCCAACGAACATTCTATTGCTTGGGCGATCGCTAAACAGATTCTGGCAGAGGAAGGATTATGTGGTTTTTCACATTTGCCCGACCGCCCCGATGACGAGCGCCAGCGAAACCGCCGGCGTGTATCGCAGCTTACCGATTCACAACCCGGCGTGAAGTTTTTGTTCCCTGTGGATGTAAGCAAAGATGCGGATATCAAGCTGCTAATGGATCGTGCCGCAAGTGAATTCGGAAAAATCGATTTTCTGTTGCACTCTATTGCTTTCGCCAATACCGACGATTTGGGGCGACCAACGATCGATACCAGTCGCGAGGGATTCAGGCTAGCGATGGATATTAGCGCTTACAGCTTATTGGCCTTGTGCAGTGCGGCCAAGCCATTGATGAATGTTGGCTGTTCGATATTGGCGTTGACGTACTTTGGCGGTGAAAAGGTCGTTCCCGGCTACAACGTGATGGGAATTTGCAAAGCAGCCCTGGATGCGTGCGTAAAATATGCCGCGTTCGATTTGGGTCCCAGCGGCGTGCGGGTGAATGCAGTTAGTGCTGGCCCATTAAGAACATTGGCCGCACGCGCTGTGGGCTCCGATGGCATGGAAGAACTTTATCAACAGATGTCGCCGCTATGCCGCAACATAACGCATGACGAGGTTGGACGCAGTGGGGCATTTTTGTTGTCGCCAGCTTCGGACGGCATCACTGGTGAAATCCTGCATGTGGACGCAGGTTATAACATCATGGGGTCGCCAGGCAGACTGTTAGAGAAGTTTAAGAAGTAACCAATGCTGCTTACAGATGAAGGTTTAAGCGACGTATTCGACATGTCTGATTTGCGGAACAGCCGATAGTTGTCGCAATTGTAGTAGCGGAACCAAAGCGAGCAGTTTTTCCTTGACAGCGCCGCCTTTTTTTCTCGAGAAAATCAAGCTATCGCTTTATATCCTTGCGGCGCGAGAATTTTTGAGCGGAAATTTCAACCGCATTTCGTTCGAGAAAACGCGAGAAACAGCTTTTCATAATTTCCTCCATTTTTCCCATCGTGCCAGCATTTTTTTCTTGACACGCCGCGGTTACTGTGCCGCACCAGAGAGTTAGCTGCTGGGTAGCCCAGCGGCTAAAAAAGCGCAATGGAAAATTGCCCAGCGTGCCACGACCGGGAAAAAGCTATTGCGCAGCGCAAAAATAGCTTGTTGAGAAACCATTAAATTGCCAAAGACCTATCGCGGAGCGCAGAAGCTCCGAACCCCGCCCTGCGGGCGCTAGTCGCGATCAAGTCCATAAGAGTCCATAAGTGTACATTAGTACATTTTATCTGTGTTATCCGTAAATGCAAGAAGCAAATTGGGCCAGAGCTCCAGCCGGGGCGCCGCTTAGAAGCTGGCGGGCAATGCGATTCAAGAACGGTTCCCGGAACCTTTCCCACTTCCGGAACCTTTTCCGCTCGTGATTGAGCGCACTCGTCTTCCTGGCTTTTTTACCGATGACATGAATTCATTTAAACTTGCTTGACTGGTACAACCATATCACAATGCGGGGTATGAAGAAAATCGTGCTTGTTCTCGATGCGATGGGAGTGATCTATCAATCCGCTGATGATGTCGTAGAACTTTTAGCGCCATTCATCAAGAATCGTGGCGGAATTGCCGATCTGGCAACGGTCGAGAAACTTTATGTCCGTGCAAGCCTTGGAGAACTAACCGCCACGCAATTTTGGGATGCCGTTGGCATTCCGAGTCATCTAGAACGCGAATATCTCTCACAGCACAGACTCACCGAGGGCCTCCAAGCCTTTCTGGCCAATGTCCCTAGTTCTGTTGGGTCGATTTGGTGTCTATCGAATGACGTGTCTGAATGGTCGCACGCCTTACGTGAAAAGCACGGTCTGGCGAGGTACTTCGCCGGGTTCATAATCAGTGGCGATGTTCGCAGCCGGAAACCCATCGCTGCAATCTACGAGGCGTTGCTGTCGGAACTCGGTCTGCCCGCCACCGATTGCGTCTTTGTTGATGACCGAATCAAGAATCTCAATGCGGCAAAAGAACTCGGATTTAGGACGGTACTCTTTGCGCCGGGCACTTCGCAGGATTTGGAGCAGTCGCATCCCGTCGTGAAATCCTTTGATGATTTGGGTCACTATCTGACAGTTTGATCGAACACACATTCGCGAATTTTCGGGCAGACTCACCAATTAGCGGGCAAAAGTGAATTGGCGGGCAAAGCCTTCATTGGATGGATGCAAGAGGCAGATTAGGCCAGCGCTCAAGACGGGCGCCGCTTAGAAGCTGGCGGGCAATGCGATTCAAGAACGGTTCCTGGAACCTTTTCCGCTCCCTTTTCCGCTCGAAAAGCTTCCGCCATCATTCGGCCATGACAAGCCTGTTTTGTGGCTGGTATAATTACTGCCGATGCAATTCGGCGTGTGGGAAGAAAACGACGCCTGCTATGGTAGCGGGTTTAACTAGCAGTGTGTGGACAATCAAGCAATTACTAGAATCGGCGGCATAGCATGCAAATCAGAATCATGGGTTGGCTTCTGATTATTGGCGCTGCCTTCGGGGCGGTCGGGACTGCAATTGGGGTCTGCATTGGCGACGTGCATCAAGAACCTGTCAGAACGATAGGACTAGCTGTAATATCCGTCCTCTTTGGCTGGACAGGCTGGCAACTTATAAAAATTCCGTTGCCGCAGAAATAATTCTAAAACGAATTGAGGTTGCGGCTTAATTCAAGTGTGTGGTTTCAATCGGACAGTGCCCGAAGTCTTAATTCTCGCCGTTCTGTGATGCAGTGTCGCTGCGAGTCGCTAATGCAAAATTGGGATGATTATCCGCTGATTTGCTCGGAGAAATCTCTCTAGGAGAATGAATACAAAAGGTGGTAAACTTTGCAACCTTTACAAATTCGGAATGCAGAAATTGATTTGAATCGTCCGGTTACAAACCCAGGTGTTCGTCCAAAGATGAGAGCCAGTACCGCGTTGTGAGCAACGAATTCCGAGCGTCGTTTTTTTGCGCACTTCGGCATACAACATGCTTACAGCGGGCGAACCGGGTGGCGTTCGAGCCAAGATTTGCAACACAGGATACTTTCCCGCTTCCCACCGTGGCTACACGGATGTTGGCCACGAATTTCACGCCGCGTTTTGTTTGTGGAGACTCAGAGCATGGAAGCTCGCATCTTTCCGGCCACATTTTTGTTGGCCGCTGCAGTTTTGTTGAATCCCAGCGATTTGATAGGCGCTAGCGCTCGGACCGCAAATTTTGTCATTGATGCGCCAACACCGGGATTGGCTGAGGAAATTGGTAAAGCTGCGGAGCACTATCGGCATGACTTGGCCATTATGTGGTTGGGTGCTGCCATGCCAAATTGGTCGCAGCCGTGCCCCATTCACGCAGATGTCGCGCCGAATTTGGGGGCCGGTGGAGCGACAAGCTTCGTGTTTGATCGGGGAGAAGTGTTCGATTGGGATATGAAAATCCAGGGCTCGGAGGAGCGGATTTTAGATAGCGTGCTCCCCCACGAAGTCACACATACTATTTTTGCCACTTATTTTCGGCGGCCACTGCCACGCTGGGCTGATGAAGGAGCATGCACCACTGTGGAGCATACATCAGAAAAAAATAAGCAACAGGTAATGTTGGTTAATTTTTTGCGCACCGATCATGGCATTGCTTTCGACAAATTATTCGCGATGAAAGACTACCCGCATGACGTACTGCCGCTTTATTCTGAAGGATATTCATTGGCACGGTATTTGATTGAACAAGGTGGTCGTCCAAGATTTTTAGAATTCGTGGGCAACGGAATGAAAACCGAAA
Encoded here:
- a CDS encoding histidine triad nucleotide-binding protein codes for the protein MAKTIFKRIIDREIAADIVYEDDRCIAFRDITPQAPIHVLLIPKKEIASLTAMADEDALLLAHLCLVIRNLAQKLGLKDGYRVVLNCGPNGGQTVEHLHFHILGGRHMQWPPG
- a CDS encoding rhamnogalacturonan acetylesterase, which gives rise to MKSAVAPRTGVLHAHYNPTLPTLFLIGDSTVKNGRDTGADGLWGWGNPLVAYFDTSKINVENQALGGTSSRSYLTAGHWARVLALVKPGDFVVMQFGHNDGGGPNNGRGSLRGNGEETEESVQDGMPETVHTYGWYLRKYIADTQAKGATPIVCSLIPRNDWADGKVRRAMGSYATWATDAAKQGGALFIDLNHIIADRYDQLGQDAVNPFFPKEHTHTSWRGAKLNAECVVEGIRGLPNCELNKYLSDSPNPVKPATDPTDG
- a CDS encoding sigma-54-dependent Fis family transcriptional regulator, encoding MGTALRILRARDKVRRRATQAETILSIVQQWGRTQEMETLLNQMAKASTQLLEADRASIFLWDQANHLLVGRPALGVVSGELRIPDDSGVVGAVLRTNQPRRVSMREVRDPVNRRVDAELGYQTRTLVAVPLRSANTGELLGVFEVINKRVGDFTADDEAALVELALHASVALENVQDRQRLLESHRQMVDQAAEDVRLLGSCPAIEALRSTSRRVANTDLAVLVLGENGTGKEVVSQLIHYNSTRRDRPFIAVNCAAIAESLLESELFGHEKGAFTDAFESRPGKFELAGGGTLLLDEIGDLSLGGQSKLLRVLEEKVVVRVGGSKPIPVDVRVIAATNQNLPEMVRARKFRQDLFYRLNVVILELPPLRDRGDDILLLAEHFMADFCRRARRKPPKFSAEARKRLKQHPWPGNVRELRNLMERLAFLVVGDVIEPSDLVFILSPPPETSNLLMVDQPLSNATDRFQVEYIRKAIGRTGGNMSDAADLLGLHRSNLYRKMKQLDMESGT
- a CDS encoding enoyl-ACP reductase, encoding MALFEGKKGLILGVANEHSIAWAIAKQILAEEGLCGFSHLPDRPDDERQRNRRRVSQLTDSQPGVKFLFPVDVSKDADIKLLMDRAASEFGKIDFLLHSIAFANTDDLGRPTIDTSREGFRLAMDISAYSLLALCSAAKPLMNVGCSILALTYFGGEKVVPGYNVMGICKAALDACVKYAAFDLGPSGVRVNAVSAGPLRTLAARAVGSDGMEELYQQMSPLCRNITHDEVGRSGAFLLSPASDGITGEILHVDAGYNIMGSPGRLLEKFKK
- the dprA gene encoding DNA-processing protein DprA is translated as MVSDSLTAALRLTLVPGIGPLIRRNLVEKFGTPQAVFSAAASDLRMVHRVGPKLCRAICTAEKEIDVQAEIELCWREQVQIVTDQDENYPRLLKDLPDAPGVLFVRGLLQPMDALAIAIVGSRHATHYGIALTEQLAGGLARAGFTIISGLARGIDAAAHRGALNADGRTIAVLASGVLNIYPPEHQELAKQIIGRGALISESPPMFEPLRGMFPQRNRIISGLSVGTLVVEASTRSGALITARHALEQGRDVFAVPGPVTSRMSHGCHRLIRDGAKLVETVDDILEELGPLVEAIPFPNNGRELHHPAELTLNDLERQVLAAMSNVPTTVDNVIVTSGLAASQVLAILSVLEMRRLIRRLSANSVVRL
- a CDS encoding ATP-binding protein translates to MHRSECEFRALAENLPDIVARFDRQLRHLYVNRVVQRITGRPADSFLGKTNAQVGMPDDLVKLWDEALQTVFATCEEKRIEFVYRDLEQTRHFESRLVPELTSNNSFDSILVISRDVTEQVRAQEKVQEHVTELAHATRLSTIGGLVSEISHEINQPLHAIANFAHAGMNVLAQTTADQRPNLFNWFKQISVQASRAAKIIHRAGKFGRKTHSRSSLNINELVRDCLLLFNFDLRAHHVIVRCELTENPPYIWADGIQIQQVLVNLLRNAVEALSENSMDNRQVLVSTVTIEGGIRVSLQDNGCGINAENAKRVFQPFFSTKESMGLGLAVSQSIVHAHRGQLWVEPYLDRGTLFCFTLPNAEEQPNDVHLCI
- a CDS encoding HAD-IA family hydrolase, encoding MKKIVLVLDAMGVIYQSADDVVELLAPFIKNRGGIADLATVEKLYVRASLGELTATQFWDAVGIPSHLEREYLSQHRLTEGLQAFLANVPSSVGSIWCLSNDVSEWSHALREKHGLARYFAGFIISGDVRSRKPIAAIYEALLSELGLPATDCVFVDDRIKNLNAAKELGFRTVLFAPGTSQDLEQSHPVVKSFDDLGHYLTV
- a CDS encoding response regulator, encoding MERYFVLLCRMPRSNRTMSTFAFETVFIVDDDPAARESMAALIESHGLRSETYESAEDFLGRFDRDKSGCLVIDVRMGGMSGVELQERLCADGIDLPAILITGYGDIPTAVRAMRNGAMTFLEKASGHQKLWDSISQVLASEASTREQRLQRNEIRRRLTRLTSDEHRVLAKLLEGLPNKMIARDLDLGLRTVELRRALILQKMQASSLAELVRMVVSATDRPHLSPAHSN